The sequence ATATTATAGAAAAATTCAATTATAAAATAATATTATTATTAATATATTAACTTTATTTTGGCTTGTGCTATGTATTTTAGTATTATGTTCAATTTTTATGCTTTCTATGATCTGAATGACAATTTATGATTATTTCATAATTGCGCATATGTCAGTTTTATGGTGAAAGGAGTCTGATGTCAGGTTAAAGAGTGTCCGGTTAGTTAACAATGAAATTTTTTTTATTTTGATCCCAGTGCCGAGAAAGCCTCATTGCTCCTTTGTATTTGATATGGTAAAAGTGATCATGGAGAAAGATAAGCATACCAAGGCTTTTGAGTCGTTTCTGAAATACGAGTACTCGGCAAGTTCAAATACTGTGGAAGCCTATGTGCATGATGTTAAAGACTTTCATCAGTTTACTGCCGGAAGGGATGATCCTTATTCCCTGAAGGAAGTCATAGGTTTCATGACGGAGCTGAGGATAAGAGGCAACTCTGTTGAGACTCTTTTGCGGCGGCTTTCAGGGCTGAGCACCTTTTTTGATTTTCTCATAAAAGAAAAGGAACTGAAGGTTAATCCCGTTACTCTGGTAACCAAACCGAAAAAGTGGGAGAAGCTGCCTGCCTTTTTGGATTTCTCTGAGGTTGATGAGTTGCTGAGAGCTCCTGATGTTTCAACTCATTTGGGTTTCAGAGATCAGATAATGCTTGAGACAATGTACTCCTCCGGCATAAGGGTGAGCGAGCTTGTGAATATAAAGCTGAATGACATAGATATGAAAAGAGGAATATTTAAAGTAACCGGTAAGGGGAGCAAGCAGCGTATCGTGCCGTTTTATGAAAGCCTAAGAGAGAAAATGGAAAGCTATCTGACTGTGCGGAAGGAATATTTTGTGAAGGAATCCGATAATGGCTACCTGTTCCTCAGCCGCACCGGAAATAAGATTGACAGGGAATACTTTTGGATGTTGGTTAAAAAATACTGCGAGAAAACAGGGATAAAGAAACATGTATCCCCTCACACTCTCCGCCACTCATTCGCCACGCATATGCTTACCAACGGAGCGGATCTCCGCACCATCCAGCTTTTTCTCGGTCACTCCGACTTAAGCACAACCGAGATATATACCCATGTAACAACAGACAAGGCGAGAAATATAATGAATGAGTGCCATCCGAGATTTTCCCGAAACAGAGGCAAGCAATGACACCGTCTGTTGTTACATCCGCTCCCAAGGAAGGGAGCGCGCCGTGCGGAGCGAAGCCTTGCCTAGCAAGGCGCGAGCGTGTATCCGAAATTTCCATGGATGGGAAATTTTGGATAATGGGATCCGACAAGGTGAGAAATATAATGAATGAGTGCCACCCGAGATTTTCCCGAAACAGAGGCAAGCAATGACACCGTCTGTTGTTACATCCGCTCCCAAGGAAGGGAGCGCGCCGTGCGGAGCGAAGCCTTGCCTAGCAAGGCGCGAGCGTGTATCCGAAATTTCCATGGATGGAAAATTTTGGATAATGGGATCCGACAAGGCGAGAAATATAATGAATGATTGCCATCCGAGATTTTCCCGAAACAGAGGCAAGCAATGACACCGTCTGTTGTTACATCCGCTCCCAAGGAAGGGAGCGCGCCGTGCGGAGCGAAGCCTTGCCTAGCAAGGCGCGAGCGTGTATCCGAAATTTCCATGGATGGAAAATTTTGGATAATGGGATCCGACAAGGCGAGAAATATAATGAATGATTGCCATCCGAGATTTTCCCGAAACAGAGGCAAGCAATGACACCGTCTGTTGTTACATCCGCTCCCAAGGAAGGGAGCGCGCCGTGCGGAGCGAAGCCTTGCCTAGCAAGGCGCGAGCGTGTATCCGAAATTTCCATGGATGGAAAATTTTGGATAATAAAAACAA is a genomic window of Geovibrio thiophilus containing:
- the xerA gene encoding site-specific tyrosine recombinase/integron integrase gives rise to the protein MEKDKHTKAFESFLKYEYSASSNTVEAYVHDVKDFHQFTAGRDDPYSLKEVIGFMTELRIRGNSVETLLRRLSGLSTFFDFLIKEKELKVNPVTLVTKPKKWEKLPAFLDFSEVDELLRAPDVSTHLGFRDQIMLETMYSSGIRVSELVNIKLNDIDMKRGIFKVTGKGSKQRIVPFYESLREKMESYLTVRKEYFVKESDNGYLFLSRTGNKIDREYFWMLVKKYCEKTGIKKHVSPHTLRHSFATHMLTNGADLRTIQLFLGHSDLSTTEIYTHVTTDKARNIMNECHPRFSRNRGKQ